A window from Triticum aestivum cultivar Chinese Spring chromosome 6D, IWGSC CS RefSeq v2.1, whole genome shotgun sequence encodes these proteins:
- the LOC123141303 gene encoding uncharacterized protein, whose protein sequence is MEDMDIGIVCHEGSLGSMASRTGTPVPNDNDYLIVIPYAHIFDLMLKALKLPPATYQHKIYPGGKNRVTVTIISTLEFLDGSLVPSSIPGAILDSYEDAEDSAAMEAIRYMENAYGKEMRGNHYTHVKRLENQVTHLVKWLTSSNETIKKLRKTCYYAVRYMNSYSAQIENTTAARHLKVQDNTKGVMKTALASIEGLTQRLRYIAMKFEQPLEATRNRFW, encoded by the exons ATGGAGGACATGGACATCGGTATCGTCTGTCACGAGGGTTCCCTAGGATCAATGGCGTCAAGGACAGGAACGCCTGTGCCCAAT GATAATGACTACCTGATAGTGATTCCTTATGCCCACATATTTGACCTCATGCTGAAAGCTCTAAAGCTACCCCCTGCAACTTACCAGCACAAAATATACCCAGGCGGAAAGAATCGTGTAACAGTGACTATCATTTCAACTTTGGAATTCCTAGATGGTTCACTTGTCCCGAGTTCTATACCAGGTGCAATCTTAGATAGCTATGAAGATGCAGAAGACAGTGCTGCTATGGAGGCTATTAGATACATGGAGAATGCATATGGCAAAGAAATGAGGGGCAACCACTACACCCATGTCAAGAGGCTAGAAAATCAAGTGACGCACCTGGTCAAATGGTTAACTTCATCGAATGAGACAATCAAGAAGCTGCGCAAAACATGCTACTACGCTGTCAGGTATATGAACTCGTATTCTGCCCAAATAGAAAACACAACAGCTGCTCGCCACCTGAAAGTTCAGGATAACACCAAGGGAGTTATGAAAACAGCTCTTGCAAGCATCGAAGGACTGACGCAAAGGCTACGCTACATTGCTATGAAGTTTGAGCAGCCCCTTGAAGCAACCAGAAACAGATTCTGGTAA